From Micromonospora echinospora:
GCTGGCCCGGCACCTGCTGGAGGACACCACGCTGAGCGTGGAGGGCGTCGCCGAGCAGGCCGGCTTCGGCGACGCGGCGGCGCTGCGCCACCACTTCACCCGCCGGGTCGGCACCACCCCGCTCGCCTACCGCACCACCTTCCGCGAACGCACAACCGCCTGACCCCCGCTCCCCGCCCGCCCCTGACCCACCCGCCCTTGACCCGCCCGGCCCGGCGATCATGAGGTTGACCGTGCATTCCGTCCGTTTCCAGAGCGGGCCGCCAGGTCGCCGGAGTGGCGGCATCAGGGCGTGGTCGATACCGCCACCTCCCCGAAGTGGCGGCGCGAAACAGCCAGATCACCGGTCAGGGCAGGAGGTGACCGGCCTGGCGGCGTACCTGGTGGCCGCCGGGGAGGTACACCGGGCCCTGCCCCCGCCAGGCCGTGACCAGGGCGTCCAGCGCTGCCACGTGCGTGTGGGACAGCGCGGCCGGCGCCGCGCCCAGCTCGCGGGCCCAGGCGTGCAACACCCGGGTACGCACGGCGGCCGGCAACTCGGCGAGCCCGGCTACGGACAGCCCGCCACCCTCGGTCCGGACGTCGGCGAGCGCGGTGTCGGCGAGCGCGTCGAGCGCGGCGTTGTCGGCCGCGAGCAGTCCGGCAGTCCGGGCCAGGTTCGCCACCACCCCCGGCCCGAGCGCGTCGACGAGTGCCGGCAGCGCGTCGGCTCGGACCCGGGCCCGGGCGTACGCGGGATCGACGTTGTGCGGGTCCGCCCACGGGTCGAGCCCGAGCGCGGCGCAGGCGGCCCGGGTGTCGGCGCGCGCGAGGTCGAGCAGCGGACGCAACAGGGGTACCCCGTCGACGTCGCGCCGCTCCGGCATGCCGGACAGCCCTCGCGGTCCGGCGCCCCGGGCCAGCGCCAGCAGGACAGTCTCGGCCTGGTCGTCGCGCGTGTGCCCGAGCAGCACCCCGGCCGCGTGGTGCCGGCGGGCGGCCGCGACCAGCGCCTCGTACCGGGCCTCACGGGCGGCGGACTCGGGGCCGCCGGGCCGGCCGTCCACGCGTACCGGAAGCACCTCGACCGGGTCGAGCCCTGTGACACGGGCCCAGGCGGCGACCGCCTCGGCCTGCTCGGCGGACCCGGGTTGCAGGCCGTGATCGACGGTCACCAGGCCCGCCGGGCGGCCGAGGCGGGGAGCCACGAACGCGGTGGCGGCGGCGAGCGCG
This genomic window contains:
- the tilS gene encoding tRNA lysidine(34) synthetase TilS, encoding MLTGLPGTEPVLVACSGGADSLALAAATAFVAPRLGRPAGLVTVDHGLQPGSAEQAEAVAAWARVTGLDPVEVLPVRVDGRPGGPESAAREARYEALVAAARRHHAAGVLLGHTRDDQAETVLLALARGAGPRGLSGMPERRDVDGVPLLRPLLDLARADTRAACAALGLDPWADPHNVDPAYARARVRADALPALVDALGPGVVANLARTAGLLAADNAALDALADTALADVRTEGGGLSVAGLAELPAAVRTRVLHAWARELGAAPAALSHTHVAALDALVTAWRGQGPVYLPGGHQVRRQAGHLLP